The stretch of DNA TCCCTCGACAAGGTGATCCGCACCATGCGCCAGACCGGCGCCGACATGAAAAGCAAATACAAGGAAACCGCCCGCGGCGGTTTGGCCGTCAACATCATCGAGTGCTGATGCACGCACATACGCATCTCACGTTTACCCAGGAGCTGAACATGTCCACCGAAACACTGTTGAAGACCCCGCTGCACTCGCTGCACCTCGAACTCGGCGCGCGCATGGTGCCGTTCGCCGGTTACGACATGCCCGTGCAATACCCGCTGGGCGTGATGAAAGAACACCAGCACACCCGCGAGCAGGCCGGCCTGTTCGATGTCTCGCACATGGGCCAGATCCGCCTGACCGGCGCCAATACCGCCCAGGCCCTGGAAACCCTGGTGCCGGTGGACATCATCGACCTGCCCGTGGGCATCCAGCGCTACGCCATGTTCACCAATGAAAACGGCGGCATCCTCGACGACCTGATGGTCGCCAACCTGGGCAACGACGAGCTGTTTCTGGTGGTCAACGCCGCCTGCAAGGACCAGGACCTGGCCCATCTGCGCCAGCACATCGGCCATTTGTGCAGCATCGAGCCGCTGTTCGAGGAGCGCGCCCTGCTCGCCCTGCAAGGCCCGGCGGCCGTCACCGTGCTGGCGCGCCTGGCGCCGGAAGTGGCGAAGATGACCTTCATGCAATTCACCCGCGTGAAGCTGCTGGGCGTGGACTGCTTTGTCAGCCGTTCGGGCTACACCGGCGAAGACGGTTTCGAAATCTCGGTACCGGCGGCCGACGCCGAAACCCTGGCCCGCGCCCTGCTGGCCGAACCGGAAGTGGCCGCCATCGGCCTCGGCGCCCGGGATTCGCTGCGCCTGGAAGCCGGCCTGTGCCTGTATGGCCATGACATGAACAGCCAGACCACGCCGATCGAAGCCAGCCTGCTGTGGGCCATCTCCAAGCCACGGCGCGCCGATGGCGCGCGGGCTGGCGGCTTCCCTGGCGCGGAACAGGTGTTCGCCCAACAGCTCAATGGCGTGAAGCGCAAACGCGTGGGCCTGCTGCCCCAGGAACGCACACCGGTGCGTGAAGGTGCGGAGATCGTCAACGCAGCGGGCGAGGTGATCGGCAGCGTCTGCAGCGGCGGTTTTGGCCCGACCCTGGGTGGTCCGTTGGCCATGGGTTACATCGATAGCGCTTATGTCGCACTCGATACGCCAGTTTGGGCAATTGTTCGTGGGAAAAAGGTGCCAATGCTTGTAAGCAAAATGCCATTCGTTGCACAACGCTACTATCGTGGTTGATCAACTGTTTCTATAAGTAACGCGGTTGCGTTAAAAGTGCACTAATCTGTAACGCAACCGCCATAAAATAGTGCATATCTTCGATATTGAACTTGCCTTATAACAGTTGAAAACAATTGAACGACCCTATCGAATAAGCCCAGATGCCTAGTTCCGGCAAACAGCCACCAAGCTGAGGAAAACCGGGGTTTCGCAGGGCTTGTTTTTTCTCCCATAGTTGGCGTAGAGTTTCCCCACTGTGTTTGCATGGGTCGCTTGGAATCGTGACCTGGGCAGTAGCTAACAAGTTTGCTACAACCCGTTCGACGTCTCTTACTTTCCTGCAACCCAGCCCAGTACTCCTTCATGAGAAAGAGACTGTCATTAATTTTTTAGCGTCAAAGGAAATAAGAAATGTCCCAACGTCAGAGCGGTACCGTCAAGTGGTTTAACGACGAGAAAGGTTTTGGTTTTATCACTCCAGAAAGCGGTCCGGATCTGTTCGTGCATTTCCGCGCTATTCAGGGCAACGGCTTCAAGAGCCTGAAAGAAGGCCAGAAAGTGACCTTCATCGCTGTGCAAGGCCAAAAAGGCATGCAGGCTGACGAAGTTCAAGCCGAAGGCTGATCGTCTGTAACGAAAAAGCCCCTGATGCTGACATCAGGGGCTTTTTTGTGCGCGCAATTCCGTAAAATGGCTTCTTTCTTTCGATCGAGAGGCCTGTGATGCCGAAGCACCTGCTAACCCCCCAGGGTGATTTCCCCGCCGCTGGCCTGGGCCGTCGTCTGGCAGCGATGTTCTACGATTTCCTGCTGTGCACCGCACTGCTGATCGTCACGGGCGGCGTCTACAAGTTCATCCAGTTGCAGATCCTCGGTGAAACCCGGATGCGCACCCTGACCGAATCCGGCGCGCTGGACGGCGATCCGCTCTACTCCACCGTCCTGCTGTTCGTGCTGTTCGCCTTCTTCGCCAAGTTCTGGACCCATTCCGGCCAGACCCTGGGCATGCAGGTCTGGGGCATTCGTGTGCAGAACGCCGACGGCAGCCGCATCAGCCTGTGGCAGGCCCTCCTGCGCTTCATGGTCTCGATCGCTTCCTGGCTGTGCGCCGGGCTGGGCTTCATCTGGATCCTGGTAGACAAGCAGAAGCGCAGCTGGCACGACATCTACTCTTCCAGCCAGATCGTGCGCATTCCCAAGCAGAAAAAATAATCCGCCGCACAGAAAAACGCCCCGAATCTCGGGGCGTTTTTCTGTGCGCTTGTCGAAGGCGATCAGGCATTGCCCGCCAGCTTCATCCGCGCCGCCTGAGTGAAATCCAGCATGCGCTTGAGCGGGCGAATGGCCTGGGGAATCAGCGCCGGGTCGACAAATATCTCGTTGCTGCCCTCACGCAGGCTCTGCAAGGTGCGCTCCAGGGTATTCATGGCCATCCACGGGCAGTGGGCGCAGCTGCGGCAAGCCGCACCGTTGCCGGCCGTTGGCGCCTCGATGAACACCTTGTCCGGGCACAGCTGCTGCATCTTGTAGAAGATGCCGCGGTCGGTCGCCACGATCAGCGTCTTGTTCGGCAAGCGTTGCGCGGCGGCAATCAGCTGGCTGGTGGAACCCACCGCATCGGCCAGCTCGATCACCGACGTCGGCGACTCAGGGTGGACCAGAATGGCCGCATCGGGATACAGCGCCTTCATGTCCTCCAGCTGCTTGGACTTGAACTCTTCGTGGACGATGCAGGCACCGTCCCACAGCAGCATATCGGCACCGGTCTGGCGCTGAATGTAGGTGCCCAGATGCTTGTCCGGCCCCCAGATGATGGTTTCGCCGTTATCCATCAGGCTTTCGACGATTTCCAGGGCGCAACTGGAGGTCACGACCCAGTCAGCACGGGCTTTGACCGCTGCCGATGTGTTGGCATAGACCACCACGGTGCGTTCCGGATGCTGGTCGCAGAACGCCGAGAACTCTTCCACCGGGCACCCCAGGTCGAGGGAGCAGGTGGCTTCCAGGGTGGGCATCAGCACGCGTTTTTCGGGGTTGAGGATCTTCGCCGTCTCGCCCATGAACCTGACACCGGCGACCACCACGGTCTTGGCCGGGTGAACGTTGCCGAAACGGGCCATTTCCAGGGAGTCGGACACACAGCCGCCGGTCTCTTCGGCCAGGGCCTGAATCACCGGGTCACAGTAGAAGTGAGCCACCAGCACGGCGTCCTGAGCCTTGAGCTCGGCAGCAATCGCGGCACGGTAATGGGCTTCCTCTGCGGCCGTCAGCGGCTTGGGCTGTTTGGCGTCAAGGTGGGCCTGAACCAGAAGGCGTTCGGAAATGTGCGTCATGATCGCAAGACCTGCGGGCGCTTATGCGCGAAAGTCGAGTATACACCCGGCTCCGGACCCGTTGAGGGCACCGCCGGGAGAGTGAGTATTCATCAGGTGGTGCAGCGTTGAAACTGCGCAAGGCTACAGAATATCCCCTTGATGTAAAAGATGATTCTGACCTGTGTCACACGGCTCGCCCCGGCACGGAGCAGGCATCGGTCAAGGGGCACGAAAGCCTGCCAATTGCAGCCCCGACAGCGCAAACGCTTCAGTGACGCGCAACGCGTACTTGCACCATTTATGCGCATTGCATGCAGGCGAGCCTCGGCCCGGCGGTGAATCCCCTCGATCGACCAAGCGTTTTTTTACACTTCATAGCAATTTTACCTTTCTGCGCTAACGTCAGTTACAGAAACAGCTAACTGCTGGTTGGTTGCAGCAACACTTGGCGGGCTCTGGTTCAGATTACGGAGAAATGATCCCTGCTGACCGGCCCTTGCGGTTTCCCCCAGCCCAAACAAGGATGCAGTGCATGAACAGTGATTGTGTACAGGTGCTCAGGAGAGTGGCGTGGACATTGATTGTCGCTGGTCTTCCCACCGGAATGGCCATGGCGGCATCAAATAACTGCGCTGGATTGCAGCCACTGCCGTCGACGGTGGAAGTGGGAGAGGGTCAGCAGACGATAATGCACTCCCCCGTCGCCATTACCCGGTTGGCCGTGGGCGACCCGAAAATTGCCGATGTGTATCTCAATGGACGGGATTCGTACCTGCTGACGGGGATTGCGCCCGGCGCCACCAGCCTGATGGTCTGGACAGCCTGCGACAAGGAACCTCGCCAGAGCATGGTGTTCGTTCAGGGCAAAGGCCCTCATTCAATGGTGAGTTCACTGTTGCCCCCCTCCGAAGATCCGGCGCTGGCCAGCCAGGTGCAGACCGATATCCGCTTTGTCGAAGTCAGCCGCACCAAGCTGAAAGAGGCCGGCACCTCGATCTTCGGCAAGAGCGGTAACTTCCTGTTCAGCTCCCCGGGCACAGTCCCGTTGGTGACGGTGACGCCCGGCAATATCGGTGGTGTCAGGCCGAACATACCGCTCAACAACGGCCAGTTCAATATCGGCTTTGGCGGCGGTAACGTCCTTGGGCTGATCAACGCTCTGGAAGGCAGTGGGTTTGCCTACACCCTGGCGCGTCCGAGCCTGGTGGCGCTGAGCGGGCAGAGCGCCAGCTTCCTGGCCGGTGGTGAAGTGCCGATTCCGGTCCCCAGCAGCGGAAGCGACAGTATTACCATCCAGTACAAGGAATTCGGCATTCGCCTGACCCTGACCCCCACGATCGTCGGAAATGACCGCATCGCCTTGAAGGTCGCCCCGGAAGTCAGCGAGCTGGACTTCAACAACGGGATTACCGTCAACGGCATCTCGGTGCCAGCCCTGGTTGTGCGTCGCACCGACACCAGCATCTCCCTGGCCGACGGTGAGAGCTTCGTGATCAGCGGCCTGATCAGCACCACCAATACCACAGCCGTGAGCAAGTTCCCCGGCCTGGGAGAGATTCCGATCCTGGGGGCATTTTTCCGTGATTCTTCGATCAGGCGCGAAGAGAAGGAACTGCTGATGATCGTCACCCCGCATCTGGTGCAACCGCTGGCGGTCAACGCCAAGCTGCCGGTACTGCCTGGCGAGCCACTGCGCAACTACGACCCGAACTGGTTCCGTCTGTACTTCCTGGAAAACGGCAATTATGACCAGGCCGCCAGCGGGCTTTCGCAATGAATCAGGGTTCTGGCTCGTCGCTCGCTACGCTCAGGCTCAACGACACCGGACTCGACAAGTCCGGTGTTGGCCATTCCTCGACAATCGGATTGTTCCAGGAGGGAAAAATGAAAGTAGTCATTGCTGCCTTAGGGCTGCTCATGCTCGGCGGCTGTGCCACGAATGGCGGCGGTGCCTGGTCGAAACAGGCATGCAGCAAGCTGGATTCGGATCAGGAACTGTCGCTGAGCCTGGCCGACGACATGATCGGCGAAGGCAAGCTGCATGCCGGTCTGGCCAATCTGCAACGCCTGCCGGATAACCTGGCACAGGTTCGCATGCGCAAGGCCAAGGTCTATCGCCAGCTCGGCCAAAGCGAGGCCGAGCCGCTGTACCGCAGCCTGCTCAGCACCTGCCTGGCCGCCGAAGGCGAGCATGGCCTGGGCCAACTGGCGGCGTCACGCAACGATAACGCTCTGGCCCTGGAACATCTGACGCGAGCGGCACGCCTGTCCCCCACCGACGAGAAAATCCGCAACGACCTGGGGGTGGTCTACCTCAACCAGGGAAATACCAGGCAAGCCCGCTTTGAGTTCCTCACGGCCATGGAGCTGAAACAGGACGATCAGCTGGCAACCCTGAACCTGGTGACCTTGCTGATTTATCAAGGCAACTGGAAACAGGCCTCGGACCTGGTCAATCGTGCCGGCCTGAAACCCGAACAAGTCTCCAGCGCCAAGGAGCGGGCCGAAAAACTCAGGAGCGCGACGAAGAAGGCAGTTAAGGATCAGGCAGTCACTGCAACGGATTCGTCGCCATCGAGTGTCAATCAACCAATAACGCAGAGGTAGTGATGAAATACCAAACGCTTAGCTGCCTGGGACTCTTGCTTCTTCCGCTGGTGACCCAGGCTATCGAACCCGGCCCGGCCTCCCTGTCACAACAGTCGACCGAAACCTGGCTGCTGCTGCAGAGTCGTAACCAGGTCAAGTCGCCCATCCCACAGAACGCCTCGCCCAGCGAACGGGAACTGACCCTGCAGCGCTGGCTGGACAACTACAAACACCCGATCCCCGAGTACTACAAGGAGTACGCAGGTTCGGGTGGGTCAGGTGGTTCGAAGTGACAGCAAGTCGCGATGGCGTTCAGTTCAGAGGGGGCAATGCCATCCATGCCGATGGCCCTTGCCCCTCCCCTCTTTCATAACTTCCCGAATACTTTGAAGACGCCGATGATTGCCGGCCCTATGGCTACCAGAAAGAAGCTTGGCCACAGGCAGAAGATCAGCGGAAACACCAGCTTGGTGCCGATTTTCGCGGCTTTCTCTTCGGCCTGCTGGGTGCGCCGGTCACGAAACTCCTCGGCATAGATACGCAGGGTCGTCCCCACACTGGTCCCGAAGCGAATGCTCTGCGCCAGCAAACTCACCAACCCGCGAATGTCCTCCAGCCCGGTACGCTCGGCCAGATGTTTGAGCGCTTCGGTACTGGGAATCCCGGCCCGGACCTCGGAGTTGACCAGTGCCAGCTCCATGGCCAGCTCAGGCTGGCTGACCGCTATCTCCTCCGATACCCGCTCGATCGCCTGGGGCAAGGCAAGGCCTGACTCCACGCAGACCACCATCAAGTCCAGCGCATCCGGAAAGGCGACGAGCAAACGGGTCATCCGCGCGTTCCTGCGGCTGTCGACATAGATGGCCGGTACCAGCCAGCCTACCCCCAACGCCAGGATCACCAGCCCCATCCCCAGAAGCAGCGATACCTTCGGTATCAGCGGCAGCGCCAGGACTGCCAGCGCCACCAATGCCAACGGTGTCAGCAGGCGCACCGCCCAGTACATCTGGACAGCGGCCGGGGAGCGAAAGCCCGCGTGGATCAGCAAGGTCCGGGTCGCCGAGGCCTGCTCCTGTTCACCGGAGGCAAAACGCTGGCCGACCTGCTCCAGCATCAATTGCAGGTTGCTCGGCGCGCCCTGCTGCCGGTGACCATCACCACCATGACCGCGCTTGATCAGCAGAAGACGGCGGTGCACCGGGTCCTGCAGCCCCTGCACCAGCAATACCAAGGTCGCCACGGCCAGCACCACGCTCAGGCCGATGGCCCCGGCGAACAGCAGGCGCGCCAGTTGCTCGCTACCGACCACACTTTGGATCAGACTCAGCAGATACTCCATGACCTCACCCCCTACGAGTGATTGTGCTCACACCTGGATCCGGATGATCTTGCGTATCCAGAAGATTCCCACCAGCATCGCCACAAACGCGCCAAGCACCATCTTCTGTCCCAGCGGCTCATTGATGAGCAGAGGCAGATAGGTCGGGCTCGAAAGCACAATCCCCGCTGCCAGTACAAAAGGCATCGCCACCAGGATCCAGCCCGACATGCGCCCTTCGGCCGAGAGCGTCTTGACCTTGCGCTGAAAGCGGAAGCGGCCGCGAATCAGGCTGCTCAAACGATCCAGTACCTCGGTCAGGTTGCCGCCCGTCTCGCGATGGATCAGCACAGTGGTCACCAGCATCATCACGGTCATGCTCGGCATGCGTTCCAGCAGGCCAAGCATGGCCCGACGCACATCGTTGCCGTAGTTGATGTCGGCAAAGGTCAGGCCGAATTCGTGGGCAACCGGCCCCTTGTGCTCGTCGGCCACCAACTGCAGGGTTTCGTTGAACGGATGTCCGGCACGCAGCGCCCGGCACATGGCATCCAGGGCATCCGGCAATTGCTCCTCGAACAGGGCAAAGCGTTTGTTGCGGTCTCGGGAGATTTTCAACACCGGCAGCCAGAAGGCCATAGCAGCAGCCGGGAGCGCCGCCCACCACAGCTGCGTGAACAGCCACGTCCCCATGCCAGCCACCATCATCAGGACCAGGCTGAGCATCAGCACCCGATAGGCGCGGTACTCATGCCCGGCCTGCTCGATCATCTGCGCCAGGGCCTCCATCGCTGGCAATTGCTCCAGACGCGCCTCCAGCGGGGACAGGCGACGCAGGTATTTCTGGCGCAGTACCGACTGCATGTTCTCCAGGTTACTGGCCCGTTCCAGCAGGTCGAGGCGACTGCGGATACGCTTGCGCACCTTGCCGGCCTCGCCGAACACCGGCACCGCCACGCTCTGGCTGAGCAGGAATATGGCGGTGAACACCATGCCGAGAAATGCCAGGATGAACTCGCTGGGGATCTGATGCATGACTAACCCTCCATCCAGTCTGGCCGGAACAGGCTGAGCGGCAGCTCGATGCCCCGTTTGGCCAGCACATCGCGAAACGCCGGAACCATGCCGGTGGGGCGGAATTCGCCCACAACCTCGCCTTTCTCGCCCAGACCACTGCGCACGAAAGAGAAGATCTCGGTCATGGTGATGATTTCCCCTTCCATGCCGTTGATTTCCTGCACGCTGACCAGCCGCCGCGTGCCGTCCTCCTGCCGCTCCAGCTGGATGACCACACCGATGGCCGAAGCGATCTGCTGACGCAAGGCCTTGATCGGAAAGGTCGCCCCCGTCATCGACACCATGTTCTCGATCCGCCCCAGGGCATCGCGGGCGGTGTTGGCGTGGATGGTGGTCAGCGAGCCGTCGTGGCCGGTATTCATCGCCGTCAACATGTCCAGCGCCTCGGCGCCACGCACCTCGCCGATGACGATGCGGTCCGGGCGCATACGCAGGCTGTTGCGCACCAGCTCCCGCTGGCCCACCTCGCCACGGCCCTCGATGTTCGACGGACGGGTTTCCAGGCGTACCACATGGGGCTGCTGCAGTTGCAGCTCGGCCGAGTCTTCGATGGTCACGATCCGTTCGTTGTGCGGAATGAAACTGGACAACACGTTGAGCATGGTGGTCTTGCCGCTGCCGGTCCCTCCGGAGATCAGGACATTCAGCCGGCCGCGGACGATGGCCTTGAGCATCAGGGCGATGCCCGGGGTCAGGGTGCCCATCTGCACCAGGCTCTCAGTGTTGAGCAAATCCACGGCGAAGCGGCGGATCGACATGCTCGGCCCGTCGATGGCCAGCGGTGGAATGATAGCGTTGACCCGCGAACCGTCCTTCAAGCGAGCGTCCACCAGCGGCGAGGACTCATCGATACGCCGCCCCAGGCTGGAAACGATGCGATCGATGATATTCAGCAGGTGCTGGTCGTCGCGAAAACGCACATCCGTTCTTTGCAGCTTGCCGAAGCGCTCGACGTACACCGAGGCATGACCGTTGACCAGGATGTCGGACACACTCGCATCGTTCAGCAGCGGCTCCAAAGGTCCGAGGCCGAGCACCTCGTCGGAGATCTGCTTGAGGATCAACTGACGGCTGCTGGAATTGACCGGCGCCGAATGCTCATCGAGCAGGCGCTGGCAGATGTCGCGGATCTGCCGCCCGGCCTCGGCCGGCTCCAGGGAATCGAGGAGCGACAGGTCCATGACCTTGAGCAATTGCTGGTAGATCTTTTCCCGCCACTCGGCCTCCATCGAGCCGAGTTTGGTCCTGGTTTCATAGAGCAGGTCCGGCACACTGGCCTCCCAGGCCATGAGCACACTGGCGCACTCTTTGCCATCGAGGGACGCGTCCTGGGTTTCTGCCGGTGCCTGTTTACCGGGTTGCTGACGCAGGCGATTACGAAAGTCGCTGAGCATGGCCTAGCCTCCGAACAGACGATTGAAGGTACGTTTGAACAAACTCTTCTCGGCGACCTCGATTCCGATCAGGTTCTGGGTCACCTCACGCAGGGCCAGGGTCACCCCCGAACGTGGCGCATGCAGCTCGAGCGGCACACCGGTGTTCTGACTCTCGCTGACCACCGCATAGTCATTGGGCACGGCTTGCAGGGTCGTGCAGCGCAGGGCATCGGCAACATCCTTGAGGCTCACCGGCGAGGCCTTGTTGTAGCGGTTGACCACCACCTGTATCCGGTTGCTCTGCACATTCAGGTCGTCGCGCAGGATGCGGGTCAGGCGGGTGCCATCCTTCAGGTGGCTCAGGCTCTGCTGCAGCACGACGTAGATGCGATCGGCCTGTTCGAGTGTGACGCCGGTGAGGTGATCGATCTGTCGTGGCAGATCCACCACGACCCAGTCGTAGGTCCCTCGGGCCAGGCGCAACAGTTTCTCCAGCTGGTCCAGGTGCACATCCTGCGTCAGGCACAGCTCCCCGGTACGCCCGCCCAGCACATGCAGGGTCGGGCTGAAGTGGTTGCAATAGCCACGCAAGGCAATGCTGTCCAGGGACTCGACCTGCTTCAGCACATCCACATGGCTGTGGGTAGGTACCACATCCAGGCAATGCGCCACGCTGCCGAACTGCAGGTCCAGGTCCAGCAGCAGGGTCCTGCCACCGCGGGTGGAAAGCTGATGCGCCAGGTTGCAAGCCAGCATCGAGGCTCCCGAACCGCCTTTGGCGTTCATCACCGCAATCAGCTTGCCACCGGTCCCCTGCTCCGCATTGGCCTCCATGAGCATACGGCCGATAGCCGCCTGCAACTCTTCTGCCGCTACCGGCTCGGGAAGAAAGTCCCGGGCGCCGGCCTGCATCGCCAGGCGCATGCCCTCGCGCTCATCCAGCGGGCCGCAGACCAACAGCGGTGGGCGTTCCTTGAGCGGGTGCTGCAACAAGGCCGCCAGCTCTTCGCGCCACAGATGGCTGACGCGCAACAGCAGGAAGTCGGGCATCTGCTCCAGCCCATACAGCGGATCGGTATGACCGTTGCTCACCAGGCGAGTGCTGACCTGAATGTTCGGCATTCCCTGGCTCAACGCTTTCAGATGATTCAAGGTGGTCGCGTCGCGCCCACTGATCAGTAGGCGTTTGCCCTGCTTTTCAGTAGCGGCAGCGACGGGCGCTTCTCGGGTACTCAACATGGTGTGATCTCCGGTGTGACTGCTGCCTGGGGCTGCCGACCGAGGCTTTCACGTGGCACGGTCGACCTGAATACCGGTAAGACAAACACCCCGTTGAACCCAGGAATCAGCAGATTGAAACTGAAATTGGATACCTGTAGCTGGACATAACGAATGGCGACAAAGCCACCGGTGCCGCTCAGATCGTTGGGGCTGGTGACGACCGCGCCGTTGGCGTCCAGATAAACCAGGTTCAGGTTGGCGGCCGTCAGGTTATTGAGCAGGCTGCTCGGACCGCCGTCGGTGGAAGCGTTGAACATCGCCCGACGCAGGATCACCGGATCTTGGATATCGCACACTGCCGCCAGACGCGCACCGCGGCGCACGGTTTCATTCAGGGCATTGACCGTGAAGTACAGCCGGCCCATTTCCAGCACACCGAACAGCACGGTGAACAGCACCAGGCTGGTGATCGCGAACTCGACGGTGTACAGCCCACGCATACCTTTGACGTTCATCACAAGGCCCTCATGACGACAGTGGAAGTCAAGGCCAGGCCCAGCGGTACGTTGCTGCCATACAAGACGGGCAAGGCACTGCCGATCACCGGCACATAGGTGTAGGTAATGCTGACCTGGACATGCTCGGCCCCCACCGCGCTGACCGTGACATTCGCCGGCGTCAGCCCCGACACCACCGCCGGGTAGCCATTGGGGTTGGCGGGCACGCCATAGACGGCGACGTTCTTGGCCTGGGTCTGCAGCGTGCCGCTCAGGTCGAGCTTGCCGAGGGTGGAGTTCCACGCCTTGTCAGCGACATAACGCCCGGCGTCGCGACTGGCCTGCATCAGGCTGTTGTACTGGAACAACATGCGGCCGAACTCGGCGAAGGTCAGCATCAGCAACAGCAGCAGCGGCAGCGTCAACACCAGCTCCACCATCGCCAAGCCGCCCTGGTTGCGCGGCGACCTGAATCCTCTGCGTCCCATAAAGCCTCCTAAGAGTCGGTACTTGGTGTCTGGCTGTTGTCGATATAGGTCTTGTACAGCTGGATGATCTGCGGCCCGGTGGTATTGGCCGGGTTGGGACCCGGCACGTTGTCGCCTTCGCAGACACTCTCGAACTGACCGAATATCTGCGCCTCATTACCCTTTTGCGAAGCGGGCTGCAGGACGAAGTAGCAGCCGAACCCCAGCACCGGTATCGAGGACGACCCATCGTTCTTGCCCGAGCAATCACCGATCACGATCTTGATGATCCGCCGCTCGAACGCCCCGCTGCTCTGGCAGCCACCACCGCTACCGGCAACGCAGTTGGCGGAGTCCTGCACCCAGTTGTTGTAGTCGTACAAGGCGCTGCCACCCGCGGACAAGTTGCCGCTGCTGGAGGTAACCGCCTGACTGTTGTACTGAATCTGCTTGAGCGTATCGTCGTAAGTGAACGACTTGGAGTTGGTTGTGATCACCAGGTCCGGTGGATAGTCCGCCGCGCTGAGACCGCCGGAATACTCATTGAAGCGTGTATTGAGGCCCTGCGAGGCAGGCCCCACGGTATTCCCCGGCTTGGTCTGGACATTCGAACCGACGCTGTTGCACTGGTTGATACCGCCTGCCAACCCCTGCCTGACCGTGCTGCCGCCCGAACCGAAATCGAGCAATTGGAAGTTGCCGGGGCCAATCGGCGAGCTGTTGCCTGCGGCGGTTTTCAGCACCTGCGGGTCGCCGAACTGGAACCCCCAGAACATCCCGGTGGACGGGTTGTTTTTTGTCGGGTCGCCGCACACCATCAGCGGCGTGAGGTCGCAAGGGCTGGCGGGGCTGGGCCCGGCGGTAGCGACCGCGCTCACGAACTTGTTACCGACCCCATTGCCCAGGGTCTGAAAGACGCCCCAGAAGAATCCGGCCAGGGAATAGTTGGTGACCGTCACCCGCACGTAGCTCGCATTGGCCGGCCCCGGGAAAGAGAAAGGCCCATAGACAGTGGACGCCAACTCCACCGTGGCAAAGCCGCCGACATTGTTGGCGATGGCGGTGGCCAGCTCCTGATTGCCGCTGGCGTTGGCATTCAGGGTCAGGGTATTGAGCGCAGCGCTCTGCGCCAGGCTCGCGGCTCCCGTGGTACCCATTACCGTACTGAGGGTCTTGGCACCGCTCAGCGCCGCGGCATCCACCGCATTTTGCAGGCGGGACTTGTTCACCAGCATATGGCCGCCATCCAACGCCAGGGCCCCCATTAGCAGCATCGCGGCCAGGGCAATCACCACCAGGACGAGCATTGCGCCGCGCTGCTGCCGTGGGAAAGCACTCAATGGCTGTTGGATACGCGCGCTCATCATCAAGCC from Pseudomonas chlororaphis subsp. chlororaphis encodes:
- a CDS encoding type II secretion system F family protein, giving the protein MHQIPSEFILAFLGMVFTAIFLLSQSVAVPVFGEAGKVRKRIRSRLDLLERASNLENMQSVLRQKYLRRLSPLEARLEQLPAMEALAQMIEQAGHEYRAYRVLMLSLVLMMVAGMGTWLFTQLWWAALPAAAMAFWLPVLKISRDRNKRFALFEEQLPDALDAMCRALRAGHPFNETLQLVADEHKGPVAHEFGLTFADINYGNDVRRAMLGLLERMPSMTVMMLVTTVLIHRETGGNLTEVLDRLSSLIRGRFRFQRKVKTLSAEGRMSGWILVAMPFVLAAGIVLSSPTYLPLLINEPLGQKMVLGAFVAMLVGIFWIRKIIRIQV
- a CDS encoding CpaF family protein; amino-acid sequence: MLSDFRNRLRQQPGKQAPAETQDASLDGKECASVLMAWEASVPDLLYETRTKLGSMEAEWREKIYQQLLKVMDLSLLDSLEPAEAGRQIRDICQRLLDEHSAPVNSSSRQLILKQISDEVLGLGPLEPLLNDASVSDILVNGHASVYVERFGKLQRTDVRFRDDQHLLNIIDRIVSSLGRRIDESSPLVDARLKDGSRVNAIIPPLAIDGPSMSIRRFAVDLLNTESLVQMGTLTPGIALMLKAIVRGRLNVLISGGTGSGKTTMLNVLSSFIPHNERIVTIEDSAELQLQQPHVVRLETRPSNIEGRGEVGQRELVRNSLRMRPDRIVIGEVRGAEALDMLTAMNTGHDGSLTTIHANTARDALGRIENMVSMTGATFPIKALRQQIASAIGVVIQLERQEDGTRRLVSVQEINGMEGEIITMTEIFSFVRSGLGEKGEVVGEFRPTGMVPAFRDVLAKRGIELPLSLFRPDWMEG
- a CDS encoding AAA family ATPase, with amino-acid sequence MLSTREAPVAAATEKQGKRLLISGRDATTLNHLKALSQGMPNIQVSTRLVSNGHTDPLYGLEQMPDFLLLRVSHLWREELAALLQHPLKERPPLLVCGPLDEREGMRLAMQAGARDFLPEPVAAEELQAAIGRMLMEANAEQGTGGKLIAVMNAKGGSGASMLACNLAHQLSTRGGRTLLLDLDLQFGSVAHCLDVVPTHSHVDVLKQVESLDSIALRGYCNHFSPTLHVLGGRTGELCLTQDVHLDQLEKLLRLARGTYDWVVVDLPRQIDHLTGVTLEQADRIYVVLQQSLSHLKDGTRLTRILRDDLNVQSNRIQVVVNRYNKASPVSLKDVADALRCTTLQAVPNDYAVVSESQNTGVPLELHAPRSGVTLALREVTQNLIGIEVAEKSLFKRTFNRLFGG
- a CDS encoding TadE/TadG family type IV pilus assembly protein — protein: MNVKGMRGLYTVEFAITSLVLFTVLFGVLEMGRLYFTVNALNETVRRGARLAAVCDIQDPVILRRAMFNASTDGGPSSLLNNLTAANLNLVYLDANGAVVTSPNDLSGTGGFVAIRYVQLQVSNFSFNLLIPGFNGVFVLPVFRSTVPRESLGRQPQAAVTPEITPC
- a CDS encoding TadE/TadG family type IV pilus assembly protein, encoding MGRRGFRSPRNQGGLAMVELVLTLPLLLLLMLTFAEFGRMLFQYNSLMQASRDAGRYVADKAWNSTLGKLDLSGTLQTQAKNVAVYGVPANPNGYPAVVSGLTPANVTVSAVGAEHVQVSITYTYVPVIGSALPVLYGSNVPLGLALTSTVVMRAL
- a CDS encoding TadE/TadG family type IV pilus assembly protein; the protein is MMSARIQQPLSAFPRQQRGAMLVLVVIALAAMLLMGALALDGGHMLVNKSRLQNAVDAAALSGAKTLSTVMGTTGAASLAQSAALNTLTLNANASGNQELATAIANNVGGFATVELASTVYGPFSFPGPANASYVRVTVTNYSLAGFFWGVFQTLGNGVGNKFVSAVATAGPSPASPCDLTPLMVCGDPTKNNPSTGMFWGFQFGDPQVLKTAAGNSSPIGPGNFQLLDFGSGGSTVRQGLAGGINQCNSVGSNVQTKPGNTVGPASQGLNTRFNEYSGGLSAADYPPDLVITTNSKSFTYDDTLKQIQYNSQAVTSSSGNLSAGGSALYDYNNWVQDSANCVAGSGGGCQSSGAFERRIIKIVIGDCSGKNDGSSSIPVLGFGCYFVLQPASQKGNEAQIFGQFESVCEGDNVPGPNPANTTGPQIIQLYKTYIDNSQTPSTDS